The following are encoded together in the Chaetodon trifascialis isolate fChaTrf1 chromosome 3, fChaTrf1.hap1, whole genome shotgun sequence genome:
- the il10 gene encoding interleukin-10: MTPRSLLLSALVLLSFFCTVCSSPVCNNQCCRFVEDFPARLKRLRDNYLHIRDFYEANDDLDTAFLDQSIEESFKTPFACHAMNSVLQFYLDTVLPSALAGVTQDTRDLKPHMESIQQIFDQLNTDVTKCRHYFDCKDQFDITTLNSTYTQMESRGLYKAMGELDLLFNYIETYLASKRRRNHVASA, encoded by the exons ATGACTCCTcggtctctcctcctgtccgcCCTGGTTCTCTTGTCGTTCTTCTGCACTGTTTGCAGCAGCCCCGTGTGTAATAACCAGTGCTGTAGATTCGTGGAGGACTTCCCCGCCCGCCTAAAGAGGCTCAGAGACAACTATTTGCACATCCGAGACTTCTAT gaagCAAACGATGACTTGGACACAGCGTTTTTAGACCAGAGCATCGAGGAATCCTTTAAA ACCCCTTTCGCCTGCCACGCCATGAACAGCGTACTGCAGTTTTACCTGGATACGGTGCTTCCGTCCGCCCTCGCCGGAGTGACGCAGGACACCCGGGACTTAAAGCCTCACATGGAGTCAATACAGCAGATCTTCGACCAGCTCAACACTGATGTCACTAAATGT AGACATTACTTTGACTGCAAGGATCAGTTTGACATAACAACCCTAAACTCTACTTACACTCAG ATGGAGAGTAGAGGTCTGTACAAGGCCATGGGCGAGCTGGATCTGCTGTTTAACTACATTGAGACGTATCTGGCCTCTAAACGACGCAGAAACCACGTGGCCTCTGCTTGA